Proteins encoded in a region of the Oscillatoria salina IIICB1 genome:
- a CDS encoding cohesin domain-containing protein, producing the protein MFAEDLPESSNNPLNSADFNPTGDTSDLLTPSLVNESYSGVGSSANFADLSDFATENYDLDESKYAAVAVENDPLLGDNFAVNLAANDLSDASLSIDQNLAATAGETFSVAINLENGAGVQAADILLNFDTDLLDVNEVSVGSLNPNWSVFENINEENGELRLSLFTTQPLINGTGSIVEIEFQVAEDAVLNNISTLDLVSAALNESFIPTLTDGSFEVIPASFRVVDFATNPSGFEIKFNRELDLSQLNLYDGQDLSDDLPDLTLVGNKTGAVNGSLVYDADRKTITFVKTGDILAPDTYTVTLDSRIDGFIDLEGELLDGDRDNLPGGDYTQTFTIDKNKARILSLPDFTRGDRQFVEVPNGSLGLPISIDNGKKVTSIDLELSYNPDFLDITGASLAADVPADWDIEINLDTPGQVQLSLSGTKALSGKDLELLFLEAIVPTFAPDLASQVISISSVTLNEGKIDAVGDSAIHQVGYLGDATGNGAYTSLDASFIARVAARLDTGFDAYPLTDPVVIGDVTGDGTISSMDAAIVAREAIAIRQPEIPEIVNQDWNASFINLTPETDDDYRNYDFSNPAATAVYRQSKPDSISLNLDLGYDAPHPNVDPEHFAMEAWTSNYFDANKVYKVTINSDNGTRFFLRNPDTDEIINLGADWRTRNLAFPTTTHYFNVEESGFYDFTFQFYEGGVIAVVDIELTEAPDTVSVPDGLTIPFNFNDYGPILSYGINEKQDINPTLVNIEDHGSTLHLAGNTWKAIELPYTITPDTVLAFDFKTDSPGEAHSIGIDVDLQNDPNDPDNFQQYFSLYGTQTEALYNTEQIAFHDYADMVNGSVFIGEYKHYEIPIGRFFSGETGEINYLTFINDHDVDNPTAESFFSNVKLYEDKSLPSLDFKDYQIKSYGINGPQDTQPIIAQVEDNGDTLHLKGNTWKAIDFPYTVTGNTILEFDFKSTVEGEGHGIGFDDDLVNTEERNFALYGNDISSQFLIKDFLDYEDTIGEWKHYRIPVGEFYTGDMNHLFFINDEDVANPTAESFFANLRVYEDSNLHIPAGNWKAEYFPNKELYGHPLYVQNLGSTNQFSRNWGNGSPDDVIPVDNFSARISSRRDLSDQLYQVHTQADDGVRVKVGDTTVVNKWQPQPFLHNTGYINTDDRVYPVTIDYFENGGLAALSFGLNEPNIPGEPVNTNNEWYSVLFHWDDSQGNQPPVDSFIDYANGIATLNLGSNTRSDGKKGIVFDYEYGAVRGEGHRLPDDDFAIVAHTQADFDGSEYNFRVRGDDGFYLRAKKTNTNEWHDITPTDNWQQVYGSHQEYKATLPAGRYDVHFYYYEHGGDAEFDLSWEKVATGGGGGGGEGTPLLTVQGSQYFQERPDFYMQAGNGYAKYGYGSSLLGTNNFGQEGNCTWYAYGRLKELGYTPDDIMYGYPNANQWGNVLRNGARILGNNETPQPGDVAQWLSGSAGHVAVVEKVENGFIYLSESHWGSDFDGDLDGDGLTLGDGTLHRIVKYSVGTPKQYIRLVKH; encoded by the coding sequence ATGTTTGCCGAAGATCTACCAGAATCAAGCAATAATCCTTTAAATTCAGCAGATTTTAACCCTACTGGAGATACCTCCGATCTCCTCACACCATCGTTAGTTAATGAAAGTTATTCAGGAGTCGGTAGCAGTGCAAATTTTGCAGATTTGTCGGATTTTGCGACAGAAAATTATGATTTAGACGAGTCGAAATACGCTGCGGTTGCTGTGGAAAATGACCCACTTTTAGGTGATAATTTTGCAGTAAATTTAGCAGCGAATGATTTATCTGACGCTAGTCTTAGTATCGACCAAAATTTGGCTGCAACTGCGGGGGAAACTTTCTCGGTTGCGATTAACTTAGAAAACGGTGCAGGAGTGCAAGCAGCCGATATTTTACTCAACTTCGATACGGATCTTTTAGATGTTAACGAAGTTAGCGTCGGTAGTTTAAATCCCAATTGGAGTGTCTTTGAGAATATTAATGAGGAAAATGGGGAACTCAGACTGAGTTTATTTACGACTCAACCGCTCATAAATGGTACTGGTAGCATTGTAGAAATAGAGTTTCAAGTAGCTGAAGATGCTGTTCTTAATAATATCTCAACTCTCGATCTTGTCAGTGCAGCGTTGAATGAAAGTTTCATTCCCACGCTTACAGACGGTAGCTTTGAGGTGATTCCTGCTAGTTTCCGAGTTGTCGATTTTGCGACTAATCCGAGTGGTTTTGAGATTAAATTTAATCGCGAGTTGGATTTGAGTCAACTGAATCTTTATGACGGACAAGATTTGAGTGATGACTTACCAGATTTAACTTTGGTAGGAAACAAAACTGGTGCTGTCAATGGTTCTTTAGTTTACGATGCTGACAGGAAAACGATTACTTTTGTCAAAACTGGAGATATTTTAGCCCCCGATACTTATACGGTAACTCTTGATAGTCGGATTGATGGTTTTATCGATCTTGAAGGCGAACTTTTAGATGGCGATCGCGATAATCTTCCGGGTGGAGATTACACGCAAACCTTTACCATCGACAAAAATAAGGCTCGGATTCTCAGTTTACCAGACTTTACGCGCGGCGATCGCCAGTTTGTCGAAGTTCCCAATGGTAGTTTAGGATTACCGATTAGCATCGATAATGGGAAAAAAGTCACGAGTATCGACTTAGAATTGAGTTATAATCCCGATTTTCTCGATATTACTGGTGCTAGTTTAGCAGCAGATGTGCCTGCGGATTGGGACATTGAGATTAACTTGGATACGCCAGGACAGGTACAATTGTCGTTATCCGGGACAAAAGCTTTGTCAGGGAAAGATTTAGAATTACTGTTTCTAGAGGCGATCGTACCAACTTTTGCTCCCGATTTGGCTTCGCAGGTAATTTCGATTTCTTCAGTTACCCTCAACGAAGGTAAAATTGACGCGGTTGGGGATAGCGCAATTCACCAAGTCGGCTATCTCGGAGATGCTACGGGTAACGGGGCTTATACTAGCTTAGATGCTTCATTTATTGCGCGAGTTGCAGCCCGGTTAGATACTGGTTTCGATGCTTATCCGCTTACCGATCCGGTCGTAATTGGCGACGTGACTGGGGATGGTACAATCTCTAGTATGGACGCGGCGATCGTTGCGCGTGAAGCGATCGCTATCCGACAACCAGAAATTCCTGAAATTGTCAATCAAGACTGGAATGCTAGCTTCATCAACCTCACCCCAGAAACCGATGACGACTACCGCAACTACGATTTTAGCAACCCCGCAGCGACAGCAGTTTATCGTCAAAGTAAGCCAGATAGCATCAGTCTCAATCTCGATTTAGGCTATGATGCTCCTCATCCGAATGTAGATCCTGAGCATTTTGCAATGGAAGCTTGGACGAGTAATTACTTTGATGCAAATAAAGTCTATAAAGTTACCATCAACTCAGATAATGGTACTCGTTTCTTCCTCAGAAATCCCGATACAGATGAGATAATTAATCTTGGTGCAGATTGGCGAACTCGTAATCTGGCATTCCCCACAACAACGCATTATTTCAATGTCGAAGAATCAGGATTTTATGACTTCACTTTCCAATTTTATGAAGGAGGAGTTATCGCAGTCGTTGATATCGAATTAACCGAAGCCCCAGACACAGTTTCCGTCCCAGATGGGTTAACTATTCCCTTCAATTTCAATGATTACGGTCCAATTCTTTCCTACGGAATCAACGAAAAGCAAGATATTAATCCCACTTTAGTTAATATCGAAGACCACGGCTCAACTTTACATCTTGCTGGTAATACTTGGAAAGCAATTGAGCTTCCTTACACAATTACCCCGGATACAGTTTTAGCCTTCGATTTCAAAACAGATTCTCCTGGAGAAGCTCACAGTATTGGGATAGATGTTGACTTACAAAACGATCCCAATGATCCAGATAATTTCCAGCAATATTTCTCACTTTACGGTACTCAAACCGAGGCACTTTATAACACCGAGCAAATTGCTTTCCACGACTATGCTGATATGGTAAATGGTTCAGTATTTATCGGCGAATACAAACACTACGAAATTCCCATCGGACGTTTCTTTAGTGGCGAAACTGGTGAAATAAATTACCTCACCTTTATTAACGACCATGACGTAGATAATCCTACCGCCGAAAGTTTCTTCAGTAACGTCAAACTTTACGAAGATAAAAGCTTACCCAGTCTAGATTTCAAAGACTATCAAATTAAGTCCTACGGGATTAACGGACCTCAAGATACGCAACCGATTATTGCCCAAGTAGAAGACAACGGCGATACCTTACATCTGAAAGGAAATACTTGGAAAGCGATCGATTTTCCTTACACAGTTACAGGAAATACAATCTTAGAATTTGATTTCAAGAGTACCGTAGAAGGAGAAGGTCATGGAATTGGTTTCGACGACGATTTAGTTAATACCGAAGAACGCAATTTCGCTCTTTACGGAAATGATATTTCCTCTCAATTTCTGATTAAAGACTTCCTTGATTATGAGGATACCATCGGTGAATGGAAACATTATCGGATTCCCGTGGGAGAATTTTATACAGGTGACATGAACCACCTATTTTTCATTAACGACGAGGATGTAGCTAACCCCACAGCCGAAAGTTTCTTCGCTAATCTTCGGGTGTATGAAGATAGTAATTTGCATATTCCGGCTGGTAACTGGAAAGCTGAATATTTCCCAAATAAAGAACTATATGGACATCCGCTTTATGTGCAAAACTTAGGCTCTACTAACCAATTTTCTCGTAATTGGGGTAATGGTTCTCCTGATGACGTAATTCCTGTGGATAACTTTTCCGCGCGGATTTCTAGCCGTCGCGATTTGAGCGACCAATTGTATCAAGTTCACACTCAAGCTGATGATGGTGTGCGCGTCAAAGTCGGCGACACTACAGTTGTTAATAAGTGGCAACCCCAACCATTTCTTCATAATACTGGCTACATAAATACAGACGATCGCGTTTATCCTGTCACTATTGACTACTTTGAAAATGGAGGACTTGCGGCACTTAGTTTTGGTTTGAATGAACCTAATATTCCTGGAGAACCAGTTAATACTAATAATGAATGGTATAGTGTTCTTTTCCATTGGGATGATAGCCAAGGAAATCAGCCACCAGTTGATTCTTTTATCGATTACGCGAACGGAATTGCTACCTTAAATCTGGGTTCTAATACTCGCAGCGATGGGAAAAAAGGCATCGTTTTTGATTATGAATATGGTGCAGTCCGAGGAGAAGGACATCGTTTACCGGATGATGATTTTGCGATAGTAGCTCATACTCAAGCGGACTTTGATGGTAGCGAATATAACTTCCGAGTTCGTGGTGATGATGGTTTCTATCTTCGTGCGAAGAAAACTAACACAAATGAATGGCATGACATCACTCCTACCGATAATTGGCAACAAGTTTATGGTTCGCACCAAGAGTACAAAGCTACTTTACCCGCAGGTCGCTATGATGTTCATTTCTACTACTATGAACATGGTGGTGATGCTGAGTTTGATTTGTCCTGGGAGAAGGTAGCAACCGGAGGAGGAGGAGGAGGAGGAGAAGGTACTCCACTTTTGACAGTTCAGGGTTCGCAATACTTCCAAGAACGCCCAGATTTTTATATGCAAGCAGGAAATGGCTATGCTAAGTACGGCTATGGTTCTTCTTTACTAGGTACTAACAACTTTGGTCAGGAAGGTAACTGTACTTGGTATGCCTATGGTCGGTTAAAAGAATTAGGCTATACACCAGATGACATTATGTATGGCTATCCTAATGCAAACCAGTGGGGAAACGTTTTGCGTAATGGTGCAAGAATTTTAGGTAATAATGAAACGCCTCAACCAGGTGATGTTGCTCAATGGTTGTCTGGGTCTGCTGGTCATGTCGCTGTAGTTGAAAAAGTTGAAAATGGTTTCATTTACTTATCAGAATCTCATTGGGGTAGCGATTTTGATGGTGATTTAGATGGTGATGGTCTTACTTTAGGCGATGGAACACTACACAGGATTGTTAAGTATTCAGTAGGAACTCCTAAGCAATATATCCGCTTAGTAAAACACTAA